The nucleotide sequence CTAATTTGGTCTCTACTCTGAAAATCAGCGATAAAGCTATGCTTCTCAAAATTTTTAGTTGCATAACTTAAAAAATCATTCAAGTAAGCATCCCAGACGTTTGGTGTTCCAGCTAACTTTATCTGAAGATCTACTCCGCTTGTAAGTGATAGTTCTAATTTAGATCTTATTGAAGTATTGGTTATTAATTCAGCATACCCAACCAATCGTTCCCCTGTGGATGTTAGACTTATGTTGTTCCTGTCGCGTGTCAATAATTTAGTGTCGTAATAACTCTCCAGTATTTTAATACGTGAACTCACCGTAGATTGACTTATATAGAGTTTCTCTCCAGCCCTTCCAAAGTGACGAGTTTTCACAACTTCAAGGAACGTTTGAAAAAATTTAATATCCATAAATAGCCCTTTCCCCTAATGATACTAATACAAGTACATACGCATAATATTTTCAATCATTAGAAAATGTCAGAACCTTGGCGAGATACAATTACACCAAACTCACTTTTTTGTTCAAAAACACCCCATGCAAATGTTATATGGTGACCTTATATAATACCTCTGCTTAATTGTAACCATTGTGTATTACTTTTATATAAACAAAAAACTATTGTAAAAACCAGTCACAACTCATTCTAAACTCAAATCATCAAAACTCAAAACATACATTGATGAGATTTTTCGTTCATTATCATTAGAGTTTTGCATTAAAGTACAGCTATCAGCACGGATACTAATTTTATTCAGTATGTTTAATAACTGACTATTAATTATTTCTCTTTCATAACGACAATAATATATCTGTCTGAAACCTCTCTTAAACATCACTCGATGAATGCCTCTGATTGTTATATCAAGAAGTACATTAGCAATAATTAGCCAACATATTCCACGGATGCATTTACAATGTTTAATGCATCTCAAGTTAATTATCATACACATGTTATTTCTATAAAATCTTAATTACTCTACATATATACATGAATAATTATACTGGACAATAATATTAATGAAATTCATCGATTGTATTACCATTCATTGCAGTCAATAGATTTTCTACTTGTACGAGTATGCCTATCATTCCTCTTAAATGAGACAAAGCTCTGAAGGAATATCAGAAACCCGCAGAGGATAAATCTGGACTTTACATATACAGAAGTAGCTTCGCTGGTCAGGCTTTGAAAACAATGTAGATATTCAAATTGAAGCTGGCGAAGGGTATTTTGTTGAACAGTATATAAAGCTGGGCGTATTTGTAGATGGAGTAGCACTAGAAAAAGTTGCTAGCCAAAAAAGGGATGAAGAACGTTTTGGCATCTAAATTAACCAAAGAGACAGATAAGGACATTTACCTTAAAAAAACTGAAACAAACTAGCCGACATTTGGAAGCAACGGCTTAAAAGTATCTCTTTTTCTTAATTTTCCGGATTATGCCGGCATTTTTAGTTAGTTTTGTGCCAACTGCCCTTGCAGCCAGCTGCGCACTTTGACGATGCCGGGCTCGGCTAATCGCTGGCGATGGCAACTAAAGAGGAATTCAAAGCCAGTGTGGATATCTGGCCAGGGTAAGGCTACGAGTCGCCCCTGTTCGATATCTTGTTCCACCATAAAGTCTGAGGCCAAGGTAATACCTAAACCAGCAATTGCCGCTTCAATCGCCAACAGCACATGGCTGACCACCTGGTGAGTAGCACCTTGATCAAAATCGATTTGATTGCGCTCACACCAGCGTGGCCAATCAAGCCCCAACGGCCCCTCATCGACAATAAGCAACATATATTGCTGAAAATTTGCCAGCTCCATTGGCGAGTGTTGTTCGGCATAACTTGGGCTACAAACAGGGATAAGACGCTCCTGTAGCAAACACTCCTGATGAAATCCTCGGGGTACCTTTTGGCCAGTAATTAAGATATCGCAATCGAGTCCTACGAGCTCCGGATCTTGGCTGACCATCTCTAAACGCAGTTTCACCTCTGGGTGGTGTCGTTTAAAGTCCCCAAGTCGTGGGATCAACCATTTAACGGCGAACGAACTATAAACCACTAAGGTCAAGTCCTGACTAGGTACACCTTGTGCCTGTTGACAGAGATTAGAAAGTTCATTGAACTCCAGCTCAAGGCCTTTGGCCAATTGCGCCCCCTTGGCAGTTAGCGTCAATTGACGACGACTACGATCAAACAGGTGAGTGCCAAAATATTGTTCAAGTAAGCGAACTTGATGGGATACCGCACTCTGGCTAATACATAGTTCAGCACCAGCTTGGGAGAAGTGTTGTAATCTAGCCGCGGCTTCAAATACTTGTAGCGCTCTAAGGGGAGGTAGCTTTCTCATCTAAACGTCATCTCATTATCAACTTAACCTCATCTAAGAGATACCTTATATGAATTTAACTCATGAGTTGACAAAAAACATCATTTTTAGCCTTAAGCTGTGCTCGGTATCATAGTGACCTAATCTTTGATGAGCGTTAACCATGAAAAACAAGGTACAGCTGGGTTTACTATTACTGATCGCAGGGAATCTATTCAGCGCTTTGTATGATGTCAGTATTAAGTGGCTACCAAGTGATACTAATGCCACCACATTTCTATTAGTGAGACAAATTACTTCGATCTTTATCCTCGCCCCTCTATGGTTCTGGGTAGGAAAGCCTCAGCCTGAGCGTTGGGGGATTCACTTTTGGCGAGCGAATATTGGAGCTGTAGGTGCACTAGGTCTAATCATAGGTTTAATGGCATTGCCACTGGCCAGTGTTAGCGCGCTATTTTATACCGCGCCTTTAATGATCATGGTGCTAGGTTATCTCTTTTTAAAAGAGCGAGTCACACCAGGACAATGGTTATGTGCAGTATTGGGAATGATGGGGGTACTATTAATTTTAAAACCAGGTTCCATGGCATTGGCAGGGGGAGCCGTGCTATTTAGCGCGTTAACCTTTGCGATCTGTCAGTTGAGCTTGCGTAAACTGTCTTTCAACGACCACCCGATTCTGCCTTTAATGCTCTATAACCTATTAGCTTTACCTCTAGCGATGATAATGGCTGGGATTCAAGGCGTAGTAGGATTAAGTTGGCAGCTATTGATCGTCGCCTTGATCAGCAATGTCTGTTTATTGGTGTATCACTGGTTTTGTGTTCTAGCTTATCGTCAAGCTCAAGCAGGAGAGATTGCCATTGCTGAATATTCAGGCTTACTGTTTATTGTCTTTATGGGCTGGTTACTCTTCGATGAGTGGTTAGATAACTTAGCCTGGATTGGCGCAGCCTTAGTCGTGTTACCTTCACTACTATTACCCCAAGTTAAAAAGCTACGACAGCACTTGAAAGGTAAGACAGTAAATGATGTGTGTAACGATATAAAAATTGCTGACTAAAATTTAGGACTCTGAGATACGACAAGTCACAGGCATTTTAAAATGCCTGTGACTTCAGATACATATTGTAAACGTGAAATATGGGGTTAAAGCCAGTGACGAGCTACTCTGCGACAGTAACGCTGCTCGAAACTAAATGGGCTCATCTTAAGGGTACGAACGGCATCAATCCAGCCAACAATCATGGGTACTAGCGTCCAGCTAAAGACTAAATATAAACAGCCCTTTACGTATTGACCTAAATAGAACTTATGCAAGCCTAAGCCACCAAATAAAAAGCCAAACCAAACCGTAAGGTTCTGATTTTTAATATGAACGTGTGGATCTACGCCAGCAAGTGCCTCTAAGCCTTGGGCCGCATGACATTGGGGGCAAGTGACGACATTAAGATCAATCGTATGGCTGCATTGTGGGCAATCTATGTTTTTCACTGTTAACTCCAAAGTCATTATTACTGATGACTTATTATGCGTACAAGTGTGCGCTGAAATATAGAGTTATAGTTCACATAATTAAAATAAACAGCAAAAGCATATCTCTTATCTTTGCTGGCACTAGCACCAAATTTAATCCACAAATAGTCCCATTAGAAATGGTCTATGCTAAATACCTTACGTAACAGTTGGACCTGTCTACGACTCACATCAATCTCTTGTCCATTACACATATGCACTTGTAGACTCCCAGATGCCATCCCCTCCTCAATTTTTTTGATTTGATCAACACGCACAATATCGCTACGACTGGCTTTAAAAAAAAGAGTCGGATCGAGTCTTTTCTCAACTTTAGACAAGGAGATATGAAGATAGGACTTTCCAGAGTCAGAATAAACAGCAACATGATTCCCCAAAGATTCAAAACGAAAAATCTCATTAATTCTGACAATTTTATAATCAGAGCCAAATTTAAGCAGCAGACCATGATTATCCGGTAAAAACTGAGAATGGTCAGACTCAGTTTCATCATGGGTCTCTTGTATAAGACGCACTTTATTCAGAACCGCTTCGAGTCGATCAGGCATTATAGGTTTAACAATGTAATCAAAAGCATTCAACTCAAAGGCATCAACTGCATGCTCACTAAAGGCAGTACAAAATACTAGTTGAAACTGCTGAGATTGGGCCTGTTTCGCAAACCCAAGTCCATCCATCTCTGGCATCTGTATATCAACAAAGACTAAATCAACCGCTGTTTTTTTTAATATTTCAAGCGCCTGATAACCCTCTTCAGCCTCACCAACAATCTCAATGTCAGCATGCTTACTTAGCAGTCGGGTGAGCTCAATGCGAGCTAAATATTCATCATCAACGATTAACACTTTTAGCATAGGGAAGCTCCATTGAAACCGTAAAAAGCTTATTATCTAACGCACTTGAAAACGTATATTGCCTAGCAAACATCAATTCAAGTCGCTTTTTGATGTTATGTAATCCAACTCGAGTACCTGGCTGGTTTTTGGGGGAGTGAACAGTATTCGTCACGGATAATCGCCACATATTGGCTGTCACAACCTGACTTTCTATACAGATAAAGCCAGGCTTACTACTGGTTGCAATACCATGTTTAATAGCATTCTCAGCTAACGTCAACAAGGTCAATGTCGGAATTGATTCTCGTAAAGTACTCTCATCAAGATCGACGATTAACTCTAATCTTTTATCAAAACGAACTTTTTCAATAGATAGATATTTAGAGGTCAGTAACCAGTCTTGTTCTAGCGTTGACTGAATTTTAATTTGTGATTGCATCTGACTTCGTAATAAATCAGATAAAAGAGTAAGTACTTCAGCAGCTTTTTCTTGATCTGCAAAAATTAATGCTCTAATACTATTTAACGTGTTAAACAGAAAATGTGGGCTTAATTGATTGGTCAACTGTTGAATTTGACTCTCATTAACCTGTACCTGCAACTCTTTCTTATTTTTATGGAAATGCCAGACTAGATAAGCAACACTCCATAAAAACAGAGTCGCAAATGATTCTAAAGTGCCAATAATAGCAATGGCTAACAAGGTCACTTCTCCACCTATCTTGCCCTTTTGGGTAACGACTTGGATCTGACTGATGTCAGTACCTTTTAAGAAGCTCATCTGTCCCATACTGTAAGAGAGTAGAAAATAGATAAAAGAGATAAAGGCGACATACAACAAGCCTTTCAATGTACTGCGTATATCTACACTTGAACCAATCAAGTTCATTCTTAGATAGGGTCGAATCAAACAGTGACATACCCCAACTAATAACGCTGCTTCTAAAAACGAGCGAAGAATAATATCATTATAATGACGCTCTGGAACCTCTATTAATGAGAGCATCACAGACCAAGTCAAAATAAAATGCAGCCAAAACATAATAAGCATGGCTGCACGGTAGCTTTTACTTGTATTACGGCTATTTAAATAGAAATTGAAGAGCCACGTCGACTCAACAGCACTACTCATAGCGTAAGGCATCAATAGGATCCAGTTTTGACGCTTTAATTGCAGGAGCAATACCAAAAACAACACCGATGGTTGCACTAAAACCAAGCGCAAGCCAAATCGCCCATGTCGGCACTGCTACAGAACCGATAACAGGCATAAACATAAAAACAACTCCCGCTAAAAGGTAACCTAATAAAATACCAATCACTCCACCGAAAAGCGCTAAGATACTGGCCTCAATTAAAAATTGAGTCAGAATAGTTCTGGAAGTAGCCCCTAAGGCCTTTGCTATCCCAATTTCTTTTGTTCTCTCTGTTACAGAGACAAGCATGATGTTCATAATCCCTATGCCACCAACAATTAAACTAATACCAACAACTCCAGCTGCAACATAGGTAATAGAGTCAGTAATATCACTAAACTGTTTACGTGTTTTTGCTGCAGTTTCAAATTCAAAAAAATCTTGTTCAGATTCGGTTAATCGATATTTCTTTCTTAATATGTTACGAATTCTGTCATTTAATAGCGTTAAGTCGACACCAGATTCTGGGCGAAAAATAATATCAATGTTATTGGTGCGATCGGTTCCATTTAATGAACGTATTGTACTGAAAGGCGCGATAATATAGTTATCTTGATCGAATCCGAATAAACTTCCTCGGGTCTCAGCAACACCGATAACTTTAAACCACTCTTCCCCCAATAATATAAACTCACCCACGGGGTGAAGTGGAAGGTTTAACTTTTTTAACACAGAACTACCTACAAATACAACACGCCGACGTTTTGCATCATCAATATTGGAAAGGAAACGACCTTCAACAGGAAATATATTAACCACATTTTGATAATCACTTTCAGTGCCTATCACTTGAGTATGAGTGCTATATTGACCAAAGCGAGCTTCAGAACCAAAACTAAATGCGCGCATTTTTGCCACAATATCTTTAATTCCCAATATCTTACTTTTAATTAATAGGTAATCATCATAAGTAAGTTGGTTAGTCACACCTAACATCTCCAACTCTGTATTGGTATGAGCTTTTATCGTAACCATGTCACTGCCTAAGTCTTTAAGCTGATTATCGACTCCTTGACTCAATCCCTCCATGATGGAAACCACGGTAATGACAGATGCAACACCAATAATAATACCTAGGGTCGTCAGGGCACTTCTAAAACTATGAGCAAAAATAGACTCTACCGCGGCAACAGAACCTTCATAGGCGCTATGGAATATTCGATTTAACATGCTAGCCCCCAATTGACTCTTTCCTTGGAAACATCGGACGCCAGCAACCCATCGACTAACCTAATCTCTCGTTGACAATGATCTGCAATATCTTGTTCATGTGTAACTAATACAACCGTCTGTCCCTGCTCATGCAGTTGGTCAAAAAGAGCCATGATCTCATGAGTTGTCTTACTATCTAAATTTCCAGTCGGTTCATCGCCTAATAATATCTCAGGCTCGGTGACCAATGCCCTGGCGATAGCAACTCTCTGTCTCTGACCTCCTGACAACTGACTAGGAAGAGAGTCGATTTTATCACCAAGCCCCACCTTTTCTAGCGAATTCAATGCCCGACGCTTTCGCTCAGCTGATGACATAGAGCGATATTTTAATGGGTGAATAACATTTTGTAGAACACTCTGGCGAGGTAACAAATTAAAACTTTGGAAAATGAACCCTATTGAATAATTTCTAACATGAGCCAATTGATCCTCATCATAATTAGCCACATCTTGGTTATTCAACTGATATGCGCCAGCTGTAGGGGTAGATAAGCAACCAAGAATATTCATCAAGGTTGACTTTCCCGACCCCGAAGGGCCTGTAATAGCAACAAACTCATTATTCGTGATGGTAAGATCAATCTCTTGCAATGCCATATATCCTTCATCACCGATTTGATAGGTTTTGCTTACGCCTCTTAGTTCTATTATGGGGTTAGATTGATGCATGATAGCTCTCCTTATGCTCCACCTCAGTACCATTCTTCAATGCTTTCACTTGACGACTAGGCCCAACAATGACCAACTCCTTATGAGCCAGACCAGACAAAACTATCTGCTCAGTGTCCGTAGACAAACCAAGCTGTATATCACGTTTGACAGCTTTATTGTCTTCAACAACCCAAACAAAATTGACCCCATCAAGCTGTTTTACTGCCGCTATTGGTATGATTAATTCAATACCGGAGCGAGCCAAAACAATCTCAGCACGACAGCTCATTCCGGGGTACACAAGTTGTCCCTTCTGAAGAGTCACCTCAACCTTGTAGTAGAGTCCTTTGTTGACGCTATCCTTTTTTGCCGAAGTGCTGATAGAGGATATTTGGCCCAAGGACGCTATTTGTGGTGTTGCAGCAGCAAAAATTTCAACTTCCTGACCAATCTCAATGTTGGAAACATCGGCTTCATCAACTCGGATCTGAGCAACATAAGAGTCGACATCTGCCAAGGTCATTAAAGGGCTACCAACAATGTTGGTTGTACCAACTATCACCGTTTCCCCCTCTTTTATATCAACCGTGGAAATCAACCCATCTATTGCAGCAAGAAAACGAGATTGATCTAAACGGTTCTGGCTTTGAGCTAAGATAGCTTTATATTGTTCTAGTCCCTGTATTGCGGCTTTCACATTAATCCTCGCCACTTTTAATTGACTCTGTAACTGTGCAGCAGTGTCCTGATCAGTTAGCCCTTGACCCAGCAACTTCAGGTACTGTCCTGCTCGACGAGCGGCTTCATTGGCTATTTCCTCTAATCGTTGAATCTCAATTAACTGAATTTCAACAGCGGCGTGAGATCTACGAACTTCAGCAATAAAGATCTTTGGATCCAGCTCCATAAGCAGTTCGCCTTTCTTTACAAGCTGCCCTTCCTTTACATAAACACGGTTAACAATCCCTGTAACTTCAGATCGTATTTGGATTTCACTAGCAAACCTTAAATTACCTGATGCCAAAATTGTTTCATTAATTTGATCTTCTGAAACAACATGGGTATCAACAGTAACGCCATCGGATATCGATTTCTCTTTACTAATAAAAATCAAAAGAGAGACGCTCAGTAAAACAAAAGTAAATGACAATATTTTTTTCATCTTAAACTCCAAGCTCCCATTAAGAAGCACACTATATAAACAACAGCCAAGTACCAAAAAAAACCACATATGGAAAAATAGAGATAAATGTCGCCATTGCCAATTTCATGTTAAAACACTTTCTAAGACCTAGAATCGAAATGACTATCGACCAAACCAAGAACAAGTTCAAAGATGTATACAATCCGTATGCAGTATCTGTCACACTCTGATTGGAAAATAACTGCTCAAAAGAGGCATAGTGAATTAACGAAAGAGGTAGATCCGATGCTGAAGAGCTCAAAAAAAGAAAGGAGAACCCGGCATAGTTGACGATCCAAGGTAATTGGCACCACGAGATAAAATAAAACCAATCTCTAAAGGTAAACCTGCTCATGCCAATACTGGAAATCTTACCTAAAAGAGTAAATAAAAGACTTAAGCCGATAACAGTGAAAAGGTGACCAACAATAGTCACACCGCCCATGAAGACCCAAGTATACGGTAACGTTTTCGCCATCATCTCAAGTGCAATCTCTCGTTCCTGAATACTCAAATCACCAACTTGAGCCAGCTGTTGTGCTAACAACCATTCATCTGACATACCACCAAAAAATAGATAGTAACTAGCCAAAATCAATGCAAACAGAATCACTAGAACAATACTGCTTTGCCGCTGGTTATATTCAAATCTTTCAAATAAAGCACTCGGAGCAACAAATGCGTCCAGTACTGTGTTCACTGCTGTAACGGTTGTCATAACAATTCTCTCTCAACTAAAAGGACATAAAGGCAAAATAACAACAATTAACTCACACTATCCCTGAAAAGTGATAAGCGGTGACTTAAAGTGATTTTCGGTAAATTTTTACTTGGCGGGGGATTCGAAGATAAACAAACAGAAGAGGAGTAATTTCAATGCGCATTA is from Shewanella sp. MTB7 and encodes:
- a CDS encoding LysR substrate-binding domain-containing protein; the protein is MRKLPPLRALQVFEAAARLQHFSQAGAELCISQSAVSHQVRLLEQYFGTHLFDRSRRQLTLTAKGAQLAKGLELEFNELSNLCQQAQGVPSQDLTLVVYSSFAVKWLIPRLGDFKRHHPEVKLRLEMVSQDPELVGLDCDILITGQKVPRGFHQECLLQERLIPVCSPSYAEQHSPMELANFQQYMLLIVDEGPLGLDWPRWCERNQIDFDQGATHQVVSHVLLAIEAAIAGLGITLASDFMVEQDIEQGRLVALPWPDIHTGFEFLFSCHRQRLAEPGIVKVRSWLQGQLAQN
- a CDS encoding DMT family transporter, with amino-acid sequence MKNKVQLGLLLLIAGNLFSALYDVSIKWLPSDTNATTFLLVRQITSIFILAPLWFWVGKPQPERWGIHFWRANIGAVGALGLIIGLMALPLASVSALFYTAPLMIMVLGYLFLKERVTPGQWLCAVLGMMGVLLILKPGSMALAGGAVLFSALTFAICQLSLRKLSFNDHPILPLMLYNLLALPLAMIMAGIQGVVGLSWQLLIVALISNVCLLVYHWFCVLAYRQAQAGEIAIAEYSGLLFIVFMGWLLFDEWLDNLAWIGAALVVLPSLLLPQVKKLRQHLKGKTVNDVCNDIKIAD
- a CDS encoding TM2 domain-containing protein, whose translation is MKNIDCPQCSHTIDLNVVTCPQCHAAQGLEALAGVDPHVHIKNQNLTVWFGFLFGGLGLHKFYLGQYVKGCLYLVFSWTLVPMIVGWIDAVRTLKMSPFSFEQRYCRRVARHWL
- a CDS encoding LytR/AlgR family response regulator transcription factor, whose protein sequence is MLKVLIVDDEYLARIELTRLLSKHADIEIVGEAEEGYQALEILKKTAVDLVFVDIQMPEMDGLGFAKQAQSQQFQLVFCTAFSEHAVDAFELNAFDYIVKPIMPDRLEAVLNKVRLIQETHDETESDHSQFLPDNHGLLLKFGSDYKIVRINEIFRFESLGNHVAVYSDSGKSYLHISLSKVEKRLDPTLFFKASRSDIVRVDQIKKIEEGMASGSLQVHMCNGQEIDVSRRQVQLLRKVFSIDHF
- a CDS encoding sensor histidine kinase yields the protein MPYAMSSAVESTWLFNFYLNSRNTSKSYRAAMLIMFWLHFILTWSVMLSLIEVPERHYNDIILRSFLEAALLVGVCHCLIRPYLRMNLIGSSVDIRSTLKGLLYVAFISFIYFLLSYSMGQMSFLKGTDISQIQVVTQKGKIGGEVTLLAIAIIGTLESFATLFLWSVAYLVWHFHKNKKELQVQVNESQIQQLTNQLSPHFLFNTLNSIRALIFADQEKAAEVLTLLSDLLRSQMQSQIKIQSTLEQDWLLTSKYLSIEKVRFDKRLELIVDLDESTLRESIPTLTLLTLAENAIKHGIATSSKPGFICIESQVVTANMWRLSVTNTVHSPKNQPGTRVGLHNIKKRLELMFARQYTFSSALDNKLFTVSMELPYAKSVNR
- a CDS encoding ABC transporter permease, which gives rise to MLNRIFHSAYEGSVAAVESIFAHSFRSALTTLGIIIGVASVITVVSIMEGLSQGVDNQLKDLGSDMVTIKAHTNTELEMLGVTNQLTYDDYLLIKSKILGIKDIVAKMRAFSFGSEARFGQYSTHTQVIGTESDYQNVVNIFPVEGRFLSNIDDAKRRRVVFVGSSVLKKLNLPLHPVGEFILLGEEWFKVIGVAETRGSLFGFDQDNYIIAPFSTIRSLNGTDRTNNIDIIFRPESGVDLTLLNDRIRNILRKKYRLTESEQDFFEFETAAKTRKQFSDITDSITYVAAGVVGISLIVGGIGIMNIMLVSVTERTKEIGIAKALGATSRTILTQFLIEASILALFGGVIGILLGYLLAGVVFMFMPVIGSVAVPTWAIWLALGFSATIGVVFGIAPAIKASKLDPIDALRYE
- a CDS encoding ABC transporter ATP-binding protein gives rise to the protein MHQSNPIIELRGVSKTYQIGDEGYMALQEIDLTITNNEFVAITGPSGSGKSTLMNILGCLSTPTAGAYQLNNQDVANYDEDQLAHVRNYSIGFIFQSFNLLPRQSVLQNVIHPLKYRSMSSAERKRRALNSLEKVGLGDKIDSLPSQLSGGQRQRVAIARALVTEPEILLGDEPTGNLDSKTTHEIMALFDQLHEQGQTVVLVTHEQDIADHCQREIRLVDGLLASDVSKERVNWGLAC
- a CDS encoding efflux RND transporter periplasmic adaptor subunit, yielding MKKILSFTFVLLSVSLLIFISKEKSISDGVTVDTHVVSEDQINETILASGNLRFASEIQIRSEVTGIVNRVYVKEGQLVKKGELLMELDPKIFIAEVRRSHAAVEIQLIEIQRLEEIANEAARRAGQYLKLLGQGLTDQDTAAQLQSQLKVARINVKAAIQGLEQYKAILAQSQNRLDQSRFLAAIDGLISTVDIKEGETVIVGTTNIVGSPLMTLADVDSYVAQIRVDEADVSNIEIGQEVEIFAAATPQIASLGQISSISTSAKKDSVNKGLYYKVEVTLQKGQLVYPGMSCRAEIVLARSGIELIIPIAAVKQLDGVNFVWVVEDNKAVKRDIQLGLSTDTEQIVLSGLAHKELVIVGPSRQVKALKNGTEVEHKESYHASI
- a CDS encoding YIP1 family protein translates to MTTVTAVNTVLDAFVAPSALFERFEYNQRQSSIVLVILFALILASYYLFFGGMSDEWLLAQQLAQVGDLSIQEREIALEMMAKTLPYTWVFMGGVTIVGHLFTVIGLSLLFTLLGKISSIGMSRFTFRDWFYFISWCQLPWIVNYAGFSFLFLSSSASDLPLSLIHYASFEQLFSNQSVTDTAYGLYTSLNLFLVWSIVISILGLRKCFNMKLAMATFISIFPYVVFFGTWLLFI